ACCATTTGTCTGCTACTTGCATACAAGATCAAATATCCAGAAAATTTCTTCCTGCTCAGGGGGAACCACGAGTGTGCCTCTATTAATCGCATCTATGGCTTCTATGATGAGTGTAAGTTGATTAAATATCTCTGCTGTGCATTTGTGGCATCTAAAGTTATCCCAGCTGAACCTTTCAATCCTGTTGGTTACAGCTAATGAACATAAggactttctgtttttgtgattaaatactattattaatttataaatgtttcaAAACTTGGATTGTGTGTTTATCTTTGaactgtaaaaacagaaagaagactCTTGATGATTCTGTGTATTATGTATAATTGTTTTTACTTCACAAGAGGAGAAAATAGAACATTTGAGAATGCTGTAGATTATACTGAAGTTTACAAATGGCATTAACTACAATTTCTTAATCTAAAATCCACAAATTTTCTCCTAAATataacatttacaaacatgctttactattttatttaacttttttttgtgtattttctatgTTTTCTCAGGCAAACGTAGGTTTAACATAAAGCTCTGGAAGACATTCACAGACTGTTTTAATTGTCTGCCCATTGCTGCAATAATCGACGAGAAGATCTTCTGCTGCCACGGAGGTTTGTGATGCATCCCTTTAGAGCAGCCAGTAATTTGCCCCTAGACAATTTCCCCATGTAACTAAAGTCACCTCATTTTCATGAATTTTGTAACATTTAAAGCTTCATATTGTGATCTCACTAGGgctttttcccccatttttgTTGAAATGTGTTAAATCTTCTCCCTTTCAGGACTTTCACCTGATCTGCAGTCCATGGAACAAATCCGACGCATCATGAGACCCACTGACGTCCCAGACACAGGTCTGTTTTACCCTGAGAGAGAAATTTTGGACATCTTAATATTCATTAACTCTgtgttatttgtatttatagtGACTGCAAAATGGTTTGATGCTGTATGTAAAttagaaaagaaggaaaaagattGCATCACCTCAGAGTCTGTAGAGTCATAAATTTATTACATGGAAAAACTCCAGTGCCACGTTGTACCACAAATTCCATTTTAAGAGGCCAAAGATGTGACCAGCGATACCCTTGAATATGTACTTACAGTTAGACGTTGCTGGCAAACAAAAAGCATCACCTCATCCAAAATCATAACTTACTCCTGAATAAACCCAATTTACGAGAATATCCTTTCAGTGTAGATGATTAAAAATCACTGCAGTCACTTTCCTGTCTTGTAAATCTTACAGCAATTTATATTTACATGAGGTCATGCTGCAACATATTTTCTCTTaattaccagaaaaaaaaaaattacaatcaatgaaaaaataagTTATGCCTTTTTTGCTCTATGTGCACAAAAATATAACTGTAActcaacaaaataataaagttcTGCGCATGGTCTAgtataaaagcaaaaaagtgCTTCTCCATTGGTGCTGTGGTCTGTAGCAGCTacacttgatttatttttatcatcacCTAAAATGGATTCCATTGACTGAGTGCTTAACCTCTGTTGCTGTTTGCATTTCTGCCCAAATGCCTCTCTGTTCCAGGTTTGCTGTGTGACTTGTTGTGGTCAGACCCAGACAAAGACGTGCAGGGCTGGGGGGAGAATGACCGAGGAGTCTCATTCACCTTTGGTGCTGACGTGGTCAGCAAGTTCCTCAACCGTCATGACCTGGATCTCATCTGTCGGGCGCATCAGGTAGCTGTTGGGATGCTTTATTTATGGCTACCCTTAGAATGAGTCAGCAGAGTGAAACTTCAGTCTCTTAATGCAAATGATTTAATCCAGTTTTATTTGACATGAACAGTAAATATAGAAATAGAATTGAAAGGGAAATGGattaagtttggttttaaatacaGGAGTTTTCTGAGTTATAAATTTATCTGGTTCATTGTGATAGCAAAGTCATATTTTAAGCTAATGTAAATTAAACTGTGTTCTCCAAAGATTTATGAATAATTATGTTAATAttgttaccttttttttaaataatcaagtTCTTGGTTTATTGggtgaataaaactgaaaaatccGCTCCACAGGTTGTAGAAGACGGCTACGAGTTCTTTGCAAAGAGGCAGCTGGTGACTCTGTTTTCAGCTCCTAACTACTGCGGGGAGTTCGACAACGCAGGCGGCATGATGAGTGTGGACGAGTCGCTTATGTGCTCCTTTCAGGTAGAGAACTCTGATTTATTGTGACACAAAAATTTATTATATGTAAGgcagttgtgttcattgatacaATAATCTTTTCTACCAGATATTGAAGCCGTCAGAGAAAAAAGCTAAGTACCAGTATGGAGGGGTGAATTCAGGACGCCCTGTCACCCCACCTCGAACCACTCAGGCACCTAAAAAGAGGTGAGCAGGTGGCCCCGATTTTCCTGCTCCTCCTGTCGCTGGTTGGTCTGTGGACCACACCCCTGCAGGCAGACTCCAAacactccacctcctctctgtcaTATCGTTCTTGTGTAAATACAAACTACTGGAGTGCTCTTGCTTGTTCTGTGGGTAAATTATATAAACActcatatttttttcccccatttctTGGATgccatatatttatttactcaacCCTAACTTCTGCTTCTCAGCCCATTCTGGAATATTTACACCAACCCATTTGTGGAATGGGCAAAAGGTTTTTTTCAGCTTCAGATTAACACTTTCCATTGTGATTTTGTGAATGCATGCACACTTGTGTGATATATGACTTCATTGTCAGAGCCAGTTGGAATCCACACATTCTCCAAGCCTGCAGGGCCAAATATGTCCTGACTCAGCTCAGTTCTCTCTTACATATCGGCAGAAGTATTACACTGCATgaaggaataaaaacatttcaggaaaTTTCAGGCATTTACGTGTATTCCTGTCAAGAGTCAGATATGATTGATGCCATTCTCACCCCTCAAATATGAGTCAACTACCAGTCCAAATTTAGCTCAGCAAATAGGTAGCTGGGCTTTGTACAACAGTAtcttaagtattttatttttaatatgtaacaTTTTGCTTGATTGATCCAAAAGTGCAAAAATTACTAATTTGATTATTACTTGATAAGGACCCCAAAGCCTTGGAACCAACAGAGCTGCTGGTTCCAGACCAATAAACTCACGTATcgataaaacaaacacaacattgtAAGTCAATTAGTTTAATATAAACAGAGcaactttttcatgttttttttattagctgctGGCTTCGgctacataaaaaacaaacaaacaaacaaaaaaaagtctccTCATCCAACTCTAGGCAAGAACGCAGCTTtgaatttttttccaaatgtcAAGCTGTCTATTATTATTCTGACACAACAGCATCACTTCCCCCACGACTTAAGAATGTTTTTCTCTCCAGAGATCAATAATCCAGAAATTTTAATGGCATAAGTGCAATAAATATTGCTTTAAAGTCTGCTATGTATAAGTACAAATATTTGTTAAGGTGATCAAAGCTTctctgagataaaaaaaaggccaaagtCAACCTGTGCTCTACTTTAGTTACATATTTGTGTACTCATTTACTTCCAGGTTCCAGcttttttaaaactcatttttTATGCCTCATATCATTGAGAgcatttgtggttttaaagagtttaattttcattatttataaagTAAGGGAAAACCAAAATGCAAATGGTTCCTCTCTTGTTCTGGTGTGAATTTGGTGTACATGGGATGCAAACAAACTTGTGATTATCTTGACTATATTTGTGTCCCTTGGTAAAAATGGTAGATGTGTAGAAATGTAGTGACGATTGTACCAACATAAAGAGGATATACAAGTGAAAGGTGATAAACgagacattttttaatgtaacacAGTCACGTAAAGTACAGGATTGACGcagatttcattttaatgattttttctAGTGTTCACAGCTTACACACTGAACAATGTTGTACATCCAGTCACTGCATGACAGTCGAGGGTCAAAGGCATTTTGGTTGTTGGCATTACAGTTCTCAGTAGTTATTGAATAAATGGCAGTAAATCATTTCTAAACTTCCAATGAACATTAAAGCAAGGTTACTTTATTTCAATCCAACCATTTGCCTTGTAATTTTGCAAGTCTTCGAGTTGGAAACAGTATGTAAAAACTGATCGGATGTCAGAAATTTGTATGAATTTGTGCCAAATGgattaaataaatggaaatgctGTTGAGTCTTCTCTCAGTTTGTGTCCTTCTTAATTTAAGGGCTGAGTGCATTAACAGTGAGACTTGGTCTCAGCGACTGAAATAAATGATGTCTTCAAAATTATTCAATAAAATCAGTGAGATgagtaaaaggagaaaaatatctAAGTGACTCGTGACATTTTGACACAATGTGGCTGAATATGACTTCATGTATAAATGCAGAAACGTTCCTGCAACACCCAGGAACATGTTACTAGAGACATCAGTCAGACCTGAGGGCCTGCAGCACTGACTGCGGCACTCTGCTGACGTAGTACTCATGGTTGTGTAGTGTGGCCAGAACCCCGGCAGAGTTCATGTGCTTTACATCAGCATCGTAGCTGTATGGATTTCCATACATGTCTGTCAGTTTGCCTGCATGAGAAAAAGAACgaaaattttttaaaacaaagtcaaaggCCAGAAAACTTCatgttttgtaaatattaaGTTTAATCTTTGGTTTGCTTCacttaaatacaaatatatgttTATGCATGAGAAGAAATTATTTGGCTATTACCGCCAACAGTGTGCAGGATAGCTTCAGGAGCACAAGTATCCCACTTCTTGCACCCAGGACTAGCAAAAACATACGCAGAAGCCTTTCCCTCAACAAGCTGGATTATCTGCAGGGAATAGTCAGTTAACAAGGGTTCATCTAATTTAAATGCAGGCCTGTAGCATCATTCCTACGAGGATTTGAAGCTGCTATTGCTGAAAAAGGTGCTTTAATAAAGTATTAAGGGAAAATACTTCTTTTTCAATGTATTTAGAAAAACTTTACCATCTTGTTGTAAAAAGTGTGTATAtactgaagagatttttttttttgttaaatccaATTATGCAGGAGGCTGAaacataattaatataaaaaaatataaatattctcGCAACTTTAGccaaaataaaactgtttacaaAATATTCACTTTACTAGTTTATAAGACATACTATTCCAACCACATTCACACAGATTGTTGTATAAAAATGCAGATTGTAGTCCACTTGTGATAAGTCGtctacatatataaataaataaagctgctaCTCTATACTGCAGATTTGTGACACATGGCCTTGCTCTCAGTAAATTCAATAAACTCTGCTTCATATGACGGCACACAATTAAAATCCAACCTTATATTCTAAAAAGCTCTAAATCCATCTCACCTTGTTTCCAGCACCACCCACTCTTATAACGTCGTGAGGCTCCATGGCGCTCACACAGTCTGTTACCACCTTGTTACTATGTGAACGGGTGGTGGTGACAATCCGTCGATCACCTGGAACTTCCTGCAGCTGGAATCCAAAGGCGCCTAATCCCAGCATTCCCCATATGGTTCTTCCTAAAGCTGCTCCTGCTccatgctaaaaaaaaagaacatgtcaCAATTAATCAGagtaacattttttaataactcAGCTGCAGATAATTCTGTTTTTGTACCTGGTAGTTGTAGAACGGCTGGTTGATGACACCTGCAATTGCTCTGCCTCCATAGGCAATGCCAATAAGCACAGTTACATTGTCCAGGAGCCCTGAAGTCAAGAACAGCAGGATATCAGCTAAAAGTCACAAAACTTTTTCCAGTTCCTCCCCTTTCACAAGTAAATATTTCTGATGTGGCCAGAATAATGAATATTCTGCACTGCCAGGGTTAATTTTAGGCTTCCCATACAGAGAGCTGTGCTGTGAGTCTGAGAAGTGTCCGACCCTTTGTGTGGTAACTGGGCTACAGCTTGGAGCTGGAGACACCTCGACGCTGGGGGTcagcaaagagagaaaaatagaaaGACACGTATAGCACAGaagcaaaaagaagcagaacTGAGAACCAGAACGCAAGCCAACAATAAGCATTTTGCAGCCAAAAGGCAGGAACTTTAACACTAAGATCTGGATGCAGCAACAAACGCGATGTGCTCGTTTTTGAGCTCACCTCACTCCCAAATGTGTTGTGCTTATTAAGAGACTCAGCCGCTATATAGATTTTTGAGGAAGGATATTTGAAAAACCTACCTTCAGTATATTCCTTTGTGCCATCAAGAGGATCGACCCACACAACTAGCTGAGACaagacacacacattcactaagTATGTGCACGTTGGGAGGAACTTTTAACTAgagtaaaagcttttaattcGGATACTAAACCTAACATTTCTAAATGTACTGGTGGTTACCTCTTCTTCTTTAAGTGTTTTAAATTCTTCTGGACAGCCCTTCTGAAGGATTTCCTCTGCTTGGCCCTTCTCAATAAGATCTTCTGGTACCTCTTGAGCTGGGAGCTCctgcatgaataaaaacacaggtAATCAAAAGTAATGTTCAGGAATGAgtcattaaaatgatttgttttttaagccCCTGCCAGTCAAAATATTGTTATACATTCACTCACTTCTTCTCCAATGATGGTAAGTTTGGGAAAATGTCTTGATAGTGATGCACAAATGCTCTGCTGTGCGAGTCTGTCTGCCAGTGTCTGCAGATCATTAGCTCCTGTCTTTGCAAACAGaatacatgaaaaagaaaacaaaaaaaaaacgtaatCAGCAAATTTTCCCtttgcatgtgtatgttcagttCTGGTATTAGACCAAGACAAAGTTATTAATTAATCATACCTTTTCCACAATGCCAAGTTCTCCACTATGAAGCACCTTCCTAACGATGGCCCCAGCCTTTTCGGCCACTGTGTAGGCCGATGCCACCACCCGCATAACCATAGCAGGATTTCCTGACATTGCTCAGTGGTTGGTCCCTAGTAGATGAGACTGTAAACCAGTTGAACCATGTTTAGTATAACTGTTTCAGATTTGAAGGCTATATgaggagacaaagacaaaaaatcttttttttggttttggttttttcaTTGTCTCATTTGCTGGGATTGGCAAAGATACACTGTTCCTgagtgaaaaaaacaacttagaTTCATTAGAAGACGTCTTAACCAGTGTCAGTCACTGCACCTACTGCGTTTTCTATTGCTAGTGCATAATTAGGTTAGAACTGATGACATGTGACTAGGGAGGGGTATAACTGGAAGAAAAGGGAGGCTTCACCCTAAAGCAGAGATGATCTTTCAAAAGGATCAAAGTTTATGGTGTCAGTAATCACAGCAGAGAAGGATGAAGTGGGGCCACCCTCTTCTCAAAGCTACCAAGTTTTGCTTTAACAAGATAGCAGGGATAACTAAAAAGTACAAGTGCAGATGTTTTGCCTTTATTTACTCGAAAGTTGACAGGACAGAAAGGTCTGTGGGAAATGCATTATTATAATGCattgaaatacaataaaatacttctaagcatgcatttatttacacaataaTCAGGTCAATACATCATCACACACTGAAAGACATTAAAATGTTCTCCGATTCGATTACCTAAAAAGTTGCACACAATTCTGTTTAACATTAAATACTGAAGAAATCACTCATGGCCTCCTTTACTATCCTACTTTCCTTGATCATAAAAATCATGAAACATTCAATACTCTAGACAACTTAATTGagcaaaacaaatggaaaatccTGTGACAAAAAGTATGAATAGCTAACCTCTGCAGTTGAAGCTAATTAGCTTGTATGCTGTTGTTACTACTTGGCATGATAACACTAAATcactattatatatatacataggtattgattatatatataatttgggGTGAAATGACTATCTACTGATACTAACAGAGTTGTGCACAACAAACAGTTTATGTCAGACCTTTGAGCTTAAACTCAGAAGATACTCACCTACAGTATAGCCAACAACTAGCTTGTCCCGCTGTTCAATTTGGTTTCCCTAAAAAAGACTGTTTAAAAAGTAACAGGAGGTCTTCTGCAATGGCTAAAACATCGAAGCCATCTTTCAAATCGTAAGACGTGCCACTCTTTCAGCTAAAAAGCGTAAATATACTTGGTTAAAGGCTTTTGAGCCAATGCGGAAGTACACTGCACTGAACCATCTTGGTTTGTAAGACTTTAAAGCACGTTATCTCACGGGTCCAAGTGCCCTCCAGTTTCCTTTTTACTGGAAAAGATGACGAGGTAGATCATGGGATTAATTCATAACCCTGATCTTCAGTTAAACTTTGACTGAAAGATCAAATTTTACTGTACTGTAGAGaagattttttattaaacttgtatatgaaataaacaccacacataATTTTAGGTGAGAATTCAGTAAAATAATTGCacaaaagattattttttattgtattatagaAAGAGACTTGCCATGCAACGATGGCTTTTTAAATATCCATATGAAAAGTTTATGAATACCTTTGCAAAAGTTGacactttgtaaatattttctggACTTGGTCTTTTTAGTATACATTTTTAGTATCAACCCCCCCCTTCAACAAATCCCTATaatctgtacaaaaacctgTTTGTCCAAAATGACAGCCAGATCTGTCAACCCTATAATAAACATGCCAATTCCTAATGTTGTAATGATTTGACAACTATGTCTGACATATACATCTTCCATCACCTTCAGTTGCATCTAATATTTGCCACACTACTGAAATCCtataaaaagcaaatgaaatgTAGGCATAAACAGAAACATGCGAATAGGCTAATTCCAATTTATTCAGGtatactttgaaaaaaaaataaattgaagtAAATTTCtggacaaaataaatatttttgacaATAAAGATTTCTGATTATTTATTATGGATGTGCAAATCACAAGAAATTCATCTGTTAGCCAGAGGTCTGTAACCCATCTCCCCCTCCAGTTGCTCAGCCGTTAAGGAGCCCAACAGAGGCTGACAGTCCGGGTTGAAGACAGAATAAGCACTTAGTTCTCCAGGCTGCCGGGGTGCTGGGCTGCGGAGTCCTTCGTAGAGCCAGTAGAAAAGGGAAATGACAAAGAATGCCAGTCCAAAATCCAGTTCAACAAAAAGACCCAACAGAATCAGCCACAGCAGCACTTTGAGTAAAGTAAGGTTTGAGGGGACAAGTTGTCGAGAGGTCAGCCATCTTCCTAGAGCGCTGTCCAGCAGCCAGTCTTTACAATCCTACAGAAAAGACACAACAGAAAGTCAGTTTCCATCTTCCTTggtcaaaaaataaatctattgtCAATATGTTTCAGAGTGACAGAATTCACAGTTTATAGATAATTTACAACCTAGAGGGCATTTCAAAGAGAACACAGCTTATCTAAATAATACATGTTAACACAAATGAATATATCTGTCATTCAAAAGTGAAGTTGTTACTTATTATTAATAAACTAAGTCTATTTTAAATGTCTCAGTATGGTTAAACATCAGCATACTTTAAAATGgttcaattaatttattaaaaataagcaGTGGAAAAGCCtataataatgttattaaataCAATTAATAATTGCATAAAATGTACTTGTGCATTATCATATAATGCACAGGTACATTTTATGCAATTCAATTGTCACTGagaaaattctttatttaattttacccTGCTTTGAGAGTCGTGAGTAGCAGCTGGGTTGTTTTCCATCTTCGGTAGTTGTTGACCAACATTTGCTGGTGTTGTATCAGACTGATCCGCTTtgtctgcttctgttttttctctggGCTCGCGCCCAGCTGTTTCATTCTCTTTAATTTTTTCGGCCTGTCGTCTGGCTCTGAACTCCGAGAGCTTCTGCTCCATGACTGAAACTCGTCTTAAAGCTGAACGTAGAAAAGCAGCTGCGAGCGCAACTCATTCAAAACATCTATCTGCTTCACACCACCCTTAAcaaagtttaatgaaaaattcCAAACCGACTGTCTTTTACGTTTTCTTCCACGTTATAAACAATTTTAAGCGAGTTCACGCTCAAGGAATGAGTTTGTTTACGTATTACGTCAGCGTCTGTCACAAAACCGGAAGTCGTGTCGCACAAATCGCCAAATGTCGTAAAAGAATCGGTTTGCGGCATTTTTGTTGGTTTGGTATTAGCTTCTGCTTTCTTCATTACTGGTAAGTTCCTAAACATTAACAGGTTGGTGGTGAGTGGTTAATTATTATGTTAGGAAGATAGATGTATTAACCATAACTCCAGTGACACTATTAGCAAACATTACTTTGTACGCTATTTATAGAAAGCAAGCGATCAATGTCCAACTCACCATCACATTCACACTGTCTTCTTCGCTTTTACTTGTCGTTGTTGCATTTATTTGACGGTCTAATTATTgcactttttgtcattttgtgcATAACTCTCTGTTCTTTAATGTCATCATGTGATAAAGAGATGCTTAATTCAATTATAGCCCCCATGTTGCCACCTTCATAATCATATATGCTGTATTACATAGATTAAATGTTACTTGATCATCTTTAGACTCATCTTAGAAACCTCCAACAGTTTTAAACTACGTCCACATCAaccttattttatttacattttctttgcagACATGGCCTCTGCTCCAGCACAGCAACCCACCCTGACTGTTGAACAGACTAGAGGTAATGACAGCATATTTTTTATTCCCAGCTGGCCAACTTTGTAGTTGAATAGTTATTTAACAATCAAACATAGTATTTCATCTTATTAAGGATGGTCCTGATCTCTGGAGTATATTCTTTCATTTACTGCTTAGATAGGGTGGGGATAGCTCGCAGAGCAGccacagatgtttgtttttgtttcctccaCAGTGGTTTTGAGTGAGGTGATCCAAGCTTTCTCTGTACCAGAGAATGCTGCACGAATGGAAGAGGCTCGAGAAAGTGCCTGCAATGACATGGGCAAGATGCTGCAGCTTGTCCTCCCTGTGGCCACTCAGATTCAACAGGAGGTTATCAAAGCATACGGATTCAACAATGAGGGAGAAGGTGAGTATTATGATCTCATAGTAAAACTCTGGTACTTTTTCATTGAAGAGATGCTTATGGTTTTATGTCTTCACTCATTCCCtttacaatcatacagacactCTGTTCATAAAACTAAATCAAGCTGTAAAGTCCCACCCAGTGTAAAATATTATTGCCCTGCTGACGTgaaccaataataataatattgtacAGGTAAAATGATTAGATGATGATTGTAGACTTTTAGGGAAAGATTTATTTCTCCAGCTGCTTGATGATGTATTGacattaaattttattgataTATTGAAATAATTTAGGATTTAGCCATCATTAAAACAAGAACTTTGCCTCAAATGTAGAAATTAAAATTTCCTGTACTGCTCTATTCAAGCAGAGTAAAATGAACAATTGCAGACAATGTGCCATTGTCAACATTTTCAAATTCCTTTCCTGAAGATTCATTACTGCataaaagtctgaaaataaaaatagtcattGTGACAATACTGTTGTGTAAAATACTAGTATATCATGCACATTTTAGACAATGAAGTTATTGTTATGGTTCCTCTCATAGTCTGAAATCAAAAGTTATGTTGATCTTGCTTTCTTTACAGGTGTGTTAAAATTTGCGAGACTGGTGAAAATGTATGAAACCCAGGACCCTGAAATTGCAGCCATGTCTGCTAAACTGAAGTCTCTCCTCCTGCCACCACTGTCAACACCACCTATAGGAGGCGCTATTCCAGCTTCATAGGAATTATTCACATTGTGTTTTCATATAATGCTTAAGATCAACTGATGACTGTCAAGTTTGCCTTTTTTTGTGAAGTTTCAAAACACTAATGTGTTCATAAATATACCATTtatgttgatttaatttaaaacatttttgcaaGTTCTTGTTTAGCTATTGCTTTTTaacttgtatttatttgtacGTTCCATATACACTCTTTAGTTTCactgaaactaaacatttcCTTAAATGCCAtcttttatatcattttatatACTGccaaatatgttttattatactgtaaaattaaatgttttctttggatATGTGCT
The sequence above is drawn from the Melanotaenia boesemani isolate fMelBoe1 chromosome 22, fMelBoe1.pri, whole genome shotgun sequence genome and encodes:
- the LOC121633394 gene encoding serine/threonine-protein phosphatase PP1-beta catalytic subunit-like, which translates into the protein MSIRNMAESELNVDSLISRLLEVRGCRPGKIVQMTEAEVRGLCIKSREIFLSQPILLELEAPLKICGDIHGQYTDLLRLFEYGGFPPEANYLFLGDYVDRGKQSLETICLLLAYKIKYPENFFLLRGNHECASINRIYGFYDECKRRFNIKLWKTFTDCFNCLPIAAIIDEKIFCCHGGLSPDLQSMEQIRRIMRPTDVPDTGLLCDLLWSDPDKDVQGWGENDRGVSFTFGADVVSKFLNRHDLDLICRAHQVVEDGYEFFAKRQLVTLFSAPNYCGEFDNAGGMMSVDESLMCSFQILKPSEKKAKYQYGGVNSGRPVTPPRTTQAPKKR
- the bpnt1 gene encoding 3'(2'),5'-bisphosphate nucleotidase 1 isoform X1, whose amino-acid sequence is MSGNPAMVMRVVASAYTVAEKAGAIVRKVLHSGELGIVEKTGANDLQTLADRLAQQSICASLSRHFPKLTIIGEEELPAQEVPEDLIEKGQAEEILQKGCPEEFKTLKEEELVVWVDPLDGTKEYTEASRCLQLQAVAQLPHKGSDTSQTHSTALWLLDNVTVLIGIAYGGRAIAGVINQPFYNYQHGAGAALGRTIWGMLGLGAFGFQLQEVPGDRRIVTTTRSHSNKVVTDCVSAMEPHDVIRVGGAGNKIIQLVEGKASAYVFASPGCKKWDTCAPEAILHTVGGKLTDMYGNPYSYDADVKHMNSAGVLATLHNHEYYVSRVPQSVLQALRSD
- the bpnt1 gene encoding 3'(2'),5'-bisphosphate nucleotidase 1 isoform X2, whose product is MSGNPAMVMRVVASAYTVAEKAGAIVRKVLHSGELGIVEKTGANDLQTLADRLAQQSICASLSRHFPKLTIIGEEELPAQEVPEDLIEKGQAEEILQKGCPEEFKTLKEEELVVWVDPLDGTKEYTEGLLDNVTVLIGIAYGGRAIAGVINQPFYNYQHGAGAALGRTIWGMLGLGAFGFQLQEVPGDRRIVTTTRSHSNKVVTDCVSAMEPHDVIRVGGAGNKIIQLVEGKASAYVFASPGCKKWDTCAPEAILHTVGGKLTDMYGNPYSYDADVKHMNSAGVLATLHNHEYYVSRVPQSVLQALRSD
- the saysd1 gene encoding SAYSvFN domain-containing protein 1, with translation MEQKLSEFRARRQAEKIKENETAGREPREKTEADKADQSDTTPANVGQQLPKMENNPAATHDSQSRDCKDWLLDSALGRWLTSRQLVPSNLTLLKVLLWLILLGLFVELDFGLAFFVISLFYWLYEGLRSPAPRQPGELSAYSVFNPDCQPLLGSLTAEQLEGEMGYRPLANR
- the grcc10 gene encoding protein C10; translated protein: MASAPAQQPTLTVEQTRVVLSEVIQAFSVPENAARMEEARESACNDMGKMLQLVLPVATQIQQEVIKAYGFNNEGEGVLKFARLVKMYETQDPEIAAMSAKLKSLLLPPLSTPPIGGAIPAS